A genomic region of Papaver somniferum cultivar HN1 chromosome 7, ASM357369v1, whole genome shotgun sequence contains the following coding sequences:
- the LOC113296025 gene encoding long-chain-alcohol O-fatty-acyltransferase-like, translating into MDEFGHDGSSSDEFVSSELTIVFYAALVRLLFDIDVDPPYGNYFFLSTSFQDFWGRRWNLAASDILRSTVYEPVRHAIKRSWGVYIAILVTFFISGLMHELLIFYVFRKQPYWDVLLFFILHGICMAVEIKVKRSLNGKWFKFPFMVIEDFAKFTKLLNNVLVNNSNQSAVI; encoded by the exons ATGGATGAGTTTGGCCATGATGGTAGCAGTAGTGATGAGTTTGTGAG CAGTGAGTTAACTATCGTCTTTTATGCTGCCCTAGTTAGGCTCCTTTTCGACATAGATGTTGATCCACCGTACGGCAACTATTTCTTCTTATCAACATCATTTCAAGACTTTTGGGGTAGGAGATGGAACTTAGCGGCATCAGATATTCTACGATCAACTGTATATGAACCTGTAAGACATGCTATTAAAAGGAGTTGGGGTGTATACATTGCCATATTAGTGACATTTTTCATCTCGGGTTTAATGCATGAACTACTGATCTTCTATGTGTTTCGGAAACAACCTTATTGGGATGTATTGCTTTTCTTTATTCTACATGGGATTTGTATGGCTGTTGAGATTAAGGTGAAGAGGTCTTTGAACGGGAAGTG GTTTAAATTTCCGTTCATGGTGATCGAGGATTTTGCCAAATTCACCAAGCTTCTTAATAATGTGCTAGTTAACAATTCAAACCAAAGTGCTGTTATTTGA
- the LOC113296027 gene encoding probable carboxylesterase 12, with protein MENNEIVYEFKPYLRVYKNGRKERILVTIFVPPSMEDPNTGVSSKDIIITPETGVSSRIYLPKFTQQQINKRFPLLIYFHGGAFCVQSPSSPIYHNYVTSLIPEHYLPVAYEDSWEAIEWVLSHSTGHGSEIWLNNHVDYNRVFMGGDSAGANISHNMALRLARAHHEFQFSGVILIHPYFWDVKPIGSEEKDMSKKIIMDKLWPNIYPSSTGYDDLLINPYKNPNLSSLRCKRVLVCVTEEDLFRDRGWLYYETLRNSEWNGVVEIKESLGENHVFHLLNPDSENAVKMKELVISFLNHQERIPSRI; from the coding sequence aTGGAGAACAACGAAATTGTTTATGAATTTAAGCCATATTTAAGGGTATACAAAAATGGTCGAAAAGAGAGAATACTGGTCACAATATTTGTTCCACCTTCTATGGAAGACCCAAATACGGGTGTTTCATCAAAAGATATTATAATTACACCTGAAACTGGTGTTTCCTCAAGAATCTATCTCCCTAAATTTACCCAACAACAGATTAATAAAAGGTTTCCACTTCTCATTTACTTCCATGGAGGAGCTTTCTGTGTTCAGAGTCCTTCCTCTCCAATTTACCATAACTATGTTACTTCTCTAATACCTGAACACTATCTTCCTGTTGCctatgaagattcatgggaagcCATAGAATGGGTACTTTCTCACTCTACAGGTCACGGTTCTGAAATCTGGCTGAACAACCATGTCGACTACAACCGAGTGTTCATGGGTGGCGATAGTGCGGGTGCTAACATCTCGCACAACATGGCTCTGCGGCTGGCTCGAGCTCATCACGAGTTTCAGTTTTCTGGTGTCATTTTAATTCATCCTTACTTTTGGGATGTGAAACCCATTGGTTCCGAGGAGAAAGATATGAGTAAGAAGATAATAATGGACAAACTTTGGCCGAATATTTACCCATCATCGACTGGTTATGATGACCTACTTATCAACCCCTACAAAAACCCGAACCTGTCAAGCTTAAGATGCAAAAGGGTACTAGTTTGTGTTACAGAGGAAGATTTGTTCAGGGACAGAGGATGGTTGTACTATGAAACGTTGAGAAATAGTGAATGGAATGGTGTTGTTGAGATTAAGGAGTCACTAGGGGAGAATCATGTGTTCCATCTGCTTAACCCTGATTCTGAAAATGCTGTGAAGATGAAGGAATTAGTGATTTCTTTCCTCAACCATCAAGAGAGGATTCCCAGTCGGATCTAA